From Flavobacterium alkalisoli, the proteins below share one genomic window:
- a CDS encoding metallophosphoesterase family protein — MKKILLLSDTHSHIDETIMKYVRQADEVWHAGDIGDLSVTDTIKKEKPLKAVYGNIDSTEARLEFPLNNRFFCEGVDVWITHIGGYPGKYNLSIREEVKANPPKLFICGHSHILKVMPDPKLNLIHMNPGAAGIHGFHQVRTMLRFEINGENIQNLEVIEIGKRV; from the coding sequence TTGAAAAAAATACTTCTCCTTTCGGATACCCATAGTCATATAGACGAAACCATAATGAAATATGTAAGACAGGCAGATGAAGTTTGGCATGCAGGTGATATTGGTGACCTTTCCGTTACGGATACCATTAAAAAGGAAAAACCTCTTAAGGCCGTTTACGGAAATATAGACAGTACCGAAGCTAGACTTGAGTTCCCTTTAAACAACAGGTTCTTTTGTGAAGGTGTAGATGTATGGATTACACATATTGGCGGTTACCCCGGAAAATACAATCTGTCAATACGGGAAGAAGTAAAGGCAAACCCTCCTAAGTTATTTATTTGCGGGCATTCGCACATACTTAAGGTAATGCCAGATCCTAAACTTAACTTAATACACATGAATCCCGGAGCAGCAGGAATACACGGCTTCCATCAGGTTCGTACCATGCTTCGTTTTGAAATTAATGGAGAAAACATTCAAAATCTTGAAGTAATAGAAATAGGCAAACGCGTTTAA
- the ypfJ gene encoding KPN_02809 family neutral zinc metallopeptidase, with the protein MKWKGRRESGNVDDRRGMSGGKIAAGGGIIAIIVVLLNMFMGGDSTEVINEINNQLQQQTTTEEPVPLSAHDEEMGRMVKVILADTEDVWHKIFQENGMVYKEPTLVLFRNSVQTACGGASSASGPFYCPLDRKVYMDLSFFEELQSRFGAKGGDFAIAYVIAHEVGHHVQTLLGTSAKVRERQQQMSQTQGNKLSVALELQADFYAGLWAHYNEEMNQVLEAGDIEEALSAAHAVGDDAIQKKAQGHVVPDSFTHGTSAQRVHWFKKGFNSGDFSAGTTFDDLER; encoded by the coding sequence ATGAAATGGAAAGGTCGAAGAGAAAGTGGTAATGTTGATGACCGCAGAGGTATGTCTGGCGGTAAAATTGCTGCCGGAGGCGGTATAATAGCTATAATTGTTGTACTCCTTAATATGTTTATGGGAGGAGATAGTACAGAAGTTATAAACGAAATAAACAATCAGCTACAACAGCAAACCACAACAGAAGAGCCTGTTCCTTTAAGTGCCCATGATGAAGAAATGGGACGAATGGTAAAAGTAATACTGGCGGATACTGAAGATGTATGGCATAAAATATTTCAGGAAAACGGCATGGTTTACAAAGAACCTACACTTGTGCTTTTCCGTAACTCCGTTCAAACTGCATGTGGAGGAGCTTCTTCTGCTTCAGGGCCTTTTTACTGTCCGTTAGACCGTAAAGTTTATATGGATTTATCCTTTTTTGAAGAACTCCAATCTCGATTTGGTGCAAAAGGCGGCGATTTTGCAATTGCCTATGTAATTGCCCATGAAGTAGGACACCATGTACAAACATTATTAGGTACTTCTGCAAAAGTTAGGGAACGGCAACAGCAAATGTCGCAAACACAAGGCAACAAACTATCTGTGGCATTAGAGCTTCAGGCTGATTTCTATGCCGGGCTATGGGCACATTATAATGAAGAAATGAATCAGGTTCTTGAAGCCGGAGATATAGAGGAGGCTTTAAGTGCAGCACATGCTGTGGGCGACGATGCCATACAAAAGAAAGCACAGGGACATGTTGTACCTGATTCTTTTACACACGGTACATCTGCACAACGCGTGCATTGGTTTAAAAAGGGATTTAATTCCGGCGATTTTAGTGCCGGGACAACATTTGATGATCTTGAACGCTAA
- a CDS encoding RluA family pseudouridine synthase gives MKIVSDKNNLQVLYEDNHIIVVNKRVGDIVQGDKTGDKPLSDVVKEYIKQKYDKPGNVYLGVVHRLDRPTTGIVLFAKTSKALSRLNDLFKNRETQKTYWAIVKNRPEKESDTLVHYLKRNEKSNTSKAHIKEVPNSKKASLDYTIIKTLDNYYALEINLHTGRHHQIRSQLSAIGSPIKGDLKYGFDRSNQDGGIHLHARKLELTHPVTKEHLSITAPVPEDRIWKSI, from the coding sequence ATGAAGATAGTATCAGATAAAAACAATCTACAAGTCCTTTATGAAGATAACCATATTATAGTGGTTAATAAGCGTGTGGGAGACATTGTACAAGGAGATAAAACCGGAGACAAGCCCCTAAGCGATGTGGTAAAAGAGTACATCAAACAAAAATATGACAAACCGGGTAATGTATATCTTGGAGTAGTACATAGGCTGGACAGGCCCACCACAGGTATTGTACTGTTTGCCAAAACATCTAAAGCGCTTTCAAGATTAAACGATTTGTTTAAAAATCGGGAAACTCAAAAAACATATTGGGCAATAGTTAAAAACAGACCTGAAAAGGAAAGTGATACTCTAGTACATTATCTTAAGCGTAATGAAAAGAGTAACACTTCTAAAGCACACATTAAAGAAGTGCCAAACAGTAAAAAGGCAAGTCTGGATTATACTATTATAAAAACGCTGGACAATTATTATGCTTTGGAAATAAACCTGCATACGGGACGCCATCACCAGATAAGATCTCAGCTTTCTGCCATAGGCTCCCCAATTAAAGGTGATTTAAAATATGGTTTTGACAGGAGTAATCAGGATGGAGGCATACACCTGCATGCCCGTAAACTGGAGCTCACCCACCCTGTTACTAAAGAACACTTAAGTATTACAGCTCCCGTTCCTGAGGATAGGATATGGAAATCAATATAA
- the panB gene encoding 3-methyl-2-oxobutanoate hydroxymethyltransferase, whose translation MSTAKKDYKRITTRSLIEMKANGEKISMLTAYDYTMAGITDGAGIDVILVGDSASNVMAGHETTLPITLDQMIYHASSVVRAVKRALVVVDLPFGSYQSDPKEALRSSIRIMKESGAHAVKLEGGSEIKDSIKKILHAGIPVMGHLGLTPQSIYKFGTYTVRAKEEAEAEKLIQDAKMLEKLGCFAVVLEKIPAKLAKVVAESISIPVIGIGAGGQVDGQVLVIHDMLGMNNEFSPRFLRRYLDLYTEMTKAISQYVSDVKAKDFPNENEQY comes from the coding sequence ATGTCTACAGCTAAAAAAGATTATAAAAGAATTACTACAAGATCATTGATAGAAATGAAAGCTAACGGAGAAAAAATCTCTATGCTTACTGCCTACGATTATACTATGGCCGGTATTACAGATGGTGCCGGAATAGACGTTATACTTGTAGGAGATTCTGCTTCAAATGTAATGGCAGGACACGAAACTACGTTGCCTATTACCCTTGATCAGATGATATATCATGCCTCTTCTGTAGTAAGAGCTGTAAAAAGAGCTCTTGTAGTGGTTGATTTACCTTTTGGAAGCTATCAGTCAGACCCTAAAGAAGCTCTTAGATCATCTATAAGGATTATGAAAGAAAGCGGTGCTCATGCCGTTAAACTTGAAGGTGGTAGTGAAATAAAAGATTCTATCAAAAAGATATTACACGCAGGCATCCCTGTAATGGGACACTTAGGGCTTACACCTCAGTCTATTTATAAATTTGGTACTTATACTGTTCGCGCTAAAGAAGAAGCTGAAGCTGAAAAACTGATACAGGACGCCAAAATGCTGGAGAAATTAGGCTGTTTTGCTGTAGTACTGGAAAAAATACCTGCTAAACTTGCCAAAGTAGTTGCCGAAAGTATTTCTATACCTGTAATAGGTATTGGTGCCGGTGGCCAAGTAGACGGTCAGGTTCTTGTTATACACGATATGTTAGGTATGAACAACGAATTCAGTCCGCGTTTTTTAAGAAGATACCTTGATCTTTATACAGAAATGACTAAAGCTATATCACAATATGTAAGTGATGTAAAAGCGAAGGACTTCCCTAACGAAAACGAGCAATATTAA
- a CDS encoding nuclear transport factor 2 family protein translates to MRKIFLLVFVLCTTGLFAQDKEIKKAIDVFFEGLNSKDVTKIKSVCDEGLKLQSVNQNDKGEVSLTTDEAAKFFAAIAAVPNAIKLEEKLLEYKIQYDGAMAHVWTPYEFYVDGKLSHKGVNSFQLFNDNGVWKIVYIIDTRKRA, encoded by the coding sequence ATGAGAAAAATATTTTTGTTGGTTTTTGTATTATGTACCACAGGACTTTTTGCGCAGGATAAAGAAATTAAAAAAGCAATAGATGTATTTTTTGAAGGGCTTAATTCTAAAGATGTTACAAAAATAAAATCGGTTTGTGATGAAGGGCTAAAACTTCAGTCAGTAAACCAGAACGATAAAGGGGAGGTATCACTTACAACTGATGAGGCAGCCAAATTTTTTGCTGCTATCGCTGCTGTGCCTAATGCTATAAAACTGGAAGAAAAACTATTAGAGTACAAAATTCAGTATGACGGTGCAATGGCACATGTATGGACACCCTATGAATTTTATGTTGATGGCAAGCTAAGCCATAAGGGAGTAAATTCCTTTCAGCTTTTTAATGATAATGGAGTCTGGAAAATAGTATATATAATAGATACCCGAAAAAGAGCATAA
- a CDS encoding L-serine ammonia-lyase gives MNECISVFDMLKIGVGPSSSHTLGPWRAAERFLQELRDQGIFEKIDRVKVDLYGSLSLTGKGHATDLAVMLGLSGADPEYVPIESIQTTIDDINLQKQLFLGSLKVIPFNPETDIVFNRDFLPFHANGITFTAYYDKVEYISTFYSIGGGFVVKEERTNALENAIIKCAFPFPTDKADDLLKFTQQENKMISEIVYENEKSIRTEEEIHNELMRIWNTMLECMYIGCHSEGVLPGGLNVRRRAYDMHRNLIGELPYNNPQEWLQVIRKTEVKFRQILKWVSCFALAVNEVNAALGRVVTAPTNGSAGVIPAVLMYYMVIENHDANEEHIKQFLMVAGEVGSIFKKGATISAAMGGCQAEIGVSSAMAAAALCEVMGGSPEQCLIAAEIAMEHHLGMTCDPIGGLVQVPCIERNTMGAIKAINAAELALETDPKNAKVPLDKVVNTMWQTAKDMNNKYKETSEGGLAVTVNIADC, from the coding sequence ATGAATGAATGTATTTCAGTTTTCGATATGCTTAAAATCGGCGTTGGGCCTTCAAGTTCGCATACTTTAGGTCCATGGCGTGCTGCCGAACGTTTCCTTCAGGAGCTTCGTGATCAGGGCATTTTTGAAAAAATAGACCGCGTTAAGGTAGACTTGTACGGTTCACTTTCCCTTACAGGAAAAGGCCATGCTACAGATCTTGCCGTGATGCTTGGTTTAAGCGGTGCCGATCCTGAATATGTTCCCATAGAAAGTATACAAACAACTATAGATGATATTAACCTTCAAAAACAGCTGTTTTTAGGCAGCCTTAAGGTTATACCGTTTAACCCTGAAACCGATATTGTTTTTAACAGAGACTTCCTTCCTTTTCATGCTAACGGAATTACTTTTACAGCTTATTATGACAAGGTTGAGTATATCTCTACATTTTATTCTATAGGAGGCGGTTTTGTTGTTAAAGAAGAAAGAACCAATGCTCTGGAAAATGCCATTATTAAATGTGCATTCCCTTTCCCTACAGATAAGGCTGATGACTTGTTGAAATTTACACAGCAGGAAAACAAAATGATATCTGAGATTGTGTATGAAAATGAAAAATCCATACGCACTGAAGAAGAAATTCATAACGAATTAATGCGTATATGGAATACCATGTTGGAATGTATGTATATTGGTTGCCATAGTGAAGGTGTATTACCAGGCGGACTTAACGTTCGTCGTAGGGCTTATGATATGCACCGTAACCTGATTGGCGAGCTTCCGTACAACAATCCTCAGGAGTGGCTTCAGGTAATTAGAAAAACAGAGGTTAAATTCCGTCAGATATTAAAATGGGTAAGTTGTTTTGCCCTTGCCGTAAACGAAGTAAATGCGGCACTTGGCCGTGTGGTTACTGCCCCTACTAATGGCAGTGCAGGCGTAATACCGGCTGTACTTATGTACTATATGGTAATTGAAAACCACGATGCTAACGAAGAACACATAAAACAATTCCTTATGGTTGCCGGAGAAGTAGGCAGTATCTTTAAAAAAGGTGCTACCATATCTGCTGCTATGGGAGGATGCCAGGCAGAAATAGGTGTATCTTCAGCTATGGCTGCAGCTGCACTTTGTGAAGTTATGGGTGGTTCTCCGGAACAGTGCCTTATCGCTGCCGAGATAGCAATGGAACACCACTTAGGTATGACATGCGATCCTATTGGCGGGCTTGTTCAGGTTCCTTGTATAGAGCGTAACACAATGGGTGCAATTAAAGCTATTAATGCTGCCGAACTGGCACTTGAAACAGATCCTAAAAATGCTAAAGTACCATTAGATAAAGTGGTAAACACTATGTGGCAAACGGCTAAGGATATGAACAACAAATACAAAGAGACATCAGAAGGCGGACTAGCCGTTACAGTAAATATTGCCGATTGCTAA
- a CDS encoding GldM family protein: protein MKQTFFFLFLFLTSQLLTAQDTNISVISVEKSNIVYRGISNPIKIAVPGAKSYKATSSGKLTKKDSLGNYLLNVNGIQGRIVKINIEATLENDSIINEYKEFEVKEISTPRANILSSYYRGACEMTLSQLKELNLNIVIDNLAFTPDSTFFRIRSFEVYVKGKERIWINGSKMTEKAFESIKDIPVGTEVLVNIHQHTPYGYRLRPIPPLKIEIIEPENFNIPLPEVYTQYGSDIVYRGIENTLNIRVPEAKSFKVKGKGLKMLHDSTYVINVSKIKKDKIFLDFEIINKNDSVIRTQEVLYIKERDTRPKKITVNGKGCSDCILKMKLEELKDAIIDIRVDDAENTLAPQIVEQFEISLSENETLSINGNTISESAFELLSVLPEESVITIKASFYLTFSFSHDPTPLKVMITNE, encoded by the coding sequence ATGAAACAAACATTTTTCTTTTTGTTTTTATTTCTTACCAGTCAACTCTTAACCGCGCAGGATACTAACATCTCTGTTATTTCTGTAGAAAAATCAAACATAGTTTACAGAGGTATAAGCAACCCTATTAAGATTGCCGTGCCGGGAGCAAAATCGTATAAAGCTACCAGTAGTGGTAAGCTAACCAAGAAAGATTCTTTAGGTAATTATCTGTTAAATGTTAATGGTATTCAAGGACGGATAGTCAAAATAAATATTGAAGCGACGCTTGAAAATGACAGTATAATAAACGAGTACAAAGAATTTGAAGTAAAGGAAATTTCTACACCAAGAGCAAATATATTGAGTAGCTATTATAGAGGAGCCTGTGAGATGACTTTATCTCAGCTAAAAGAGCTTAATCTTAATATAGTAATTGATAATCTTGCTTTTACGCCAGACTCAACTTTCTTCAGAATACGCTCATTTGAAGTATATGTAAAAGGAAAAGAAAGAATATGGATAAATGGAAGTAAAATGACTGAAAAAGCTTTCGAATCCATTAAAGATATTCCTGTAGGTACTGAAGTTTTAGTTAATATTCATCAACACACTCCCTATGGTTATAGATTGAGGCCTATACCTCCTTTAAAGATAGAAATAATAGAGCCTGAAAACTTCAATATCCCACTACCGGAAGTATATACACAATATGGCAGTGATATTGTTTACAGGGGAATAGAAAATACCTTAAATATACGTGTGCCTGAAGCAAAATCATTTAAAGTAAAAGGTAAAGGGCTTAAAATGTTACATGACAGTACTTATGTTATAAACGTAAGTAAAATTAAGAAAGACAAAATCTTCCTGGATTTTGAAATAATAAACAAAAACGATTCGGTAATTCGTACTCAGGAGGTATTGTATATAAAAGAAAGGGATACAAGGCCTAAAAAAATTACCGTAAACGGAAAAGGATGTTCTGATTGTATTTTGAAAATGAAATTAGAAGAATTGAAAGATGCAATAATTGATATAAGGGTTGACGATGCTGAAAATACTCTTGCTCCACAAATAGTGGAACAATTTGAGATCAGTCTATCAGAAAACGAAACACTTTCAATTAATGGTAATACAATAAGTGAGAGCGCTTTTGAGCTATTATCTGTATTACCTGAAGAATCAGTTATTACAATTAAAGCTTCGTTTTATCTCACATTTAGTTTTTCTCATGATCCTACCCCTTTAAAGGTTATGATTACAAACGAATAA
- a CDS encoding antibiotic biosynthesis monooxygenase, with amino-acid sequence MKTKFLMLVYLLGIQQLTAQNDKPVNQKTMNEYTLFFHYPAINYSDKQNEQLKQQWQAVLKNWKERDIYISANVYQPNAIIVEQNYSKETDFTSEGNFVGAIVKIKAANKDEAIILAKETPVFSVNGSVEIREERPRPNKTVPILFIDTFTVPDNAKADFLTRVKINRDLLKTLPGFIEDHAYEKTVGDGSFNYVTIAAWENEEAIENAKQQVMASYKKSGFDMPKFLKKNKIILHRATYKEIEN; translated from the coding sequence ATGAAAACAAAATTTTTAATGTTGGTATACCTATTGGGCATCCAACAACTAACTGCACAAAATGATAAACCTGTAAATCAAAAAACCATGAACGAATACACTCTGTTTTTCCACTACCCTGCTATTAATTATTCTGATAAGCAAAACGAACAACTTAAGCAACAATGGCAGGCCGTGCTTAAAAACTGGAAAGAAAGAGATATTTATATCTCTGCAAATGTGTATCAGCCCAATGCCATAATTGTGGAGCAAAACTACAGTAAGGAAACCGACTTTACATCCGAAGGTAATTTTGTAGGAGCCATAGTAAAAATCAAAGCTGCAAATAAAGATGAAGCTATAATCTTAGCAAAAGAAACACCTGTTTTTTCTGTAAACGGCAGTGTTGAAATAAGAGAAGAACGACCTAGACCTAATAAAACGGTTCCGATACTATTTATAGATACTTTTACGGTCCCTGACAATGCAAAAGCAGATTTTTTGACCCGTGTAAAAATAAACAGGGATTTGCTTAAAACCTTACCCGGATTTATTGAAGACCATGCTTATGAAAAAACTGTAGGAGATGGTAGCTTTAATTATGTTACCATAGCGGCTTGGGAAAATGAGGAAGCTATTGAAAACGCGAAACAACAGGTAATGGCATCATACAAAAAATCCGGATTTGATATGCCTAAATTCTTAAAGAAGAACAAGATAATACTTCATCGGGCTACATATAAAGAAATAGAAAACTAA
- a CDS encoding helix-turn-helix transcriptional regulator: MKINNFSPSPSLKPYIKGYMVIESMEGMNTTTLPDTSIVIAFRLRGKVSFIHNNTVNTITSSSVSGLRKGVRQFNYSADTATLLVKFKEGGASALFKDPMHELFSHTVSLDNLVRNSIVREIEERIAEADNYYQAVLILDGFLMTLVKNNEKDSLIHEAIKRIQLAKGNIRINELAGSLPISRDPLEKRFRKITGTSPKQFASIIRLRNVISNHKENTSLTTIAFDAGYYDQSHFIKDFRLFTGKAPQDFFTSGQWW; this comes from the coding sequence ATGAAAATCAACAACTTTTCTCCTTCTCCTTCATTAAAACCTTACATAAAAGGTTACATGGTTATTGAAAGTATGGAAGGGATGAATACTACAACACTTCCTGACACTTCAATAGTAATAGCTTTCAGGTTAAGGGGGAAAGTTAGTTTTATTCATAACAATACAGTTAATACCATAACATCCAGCTCGGTTAGCGGATTGCGCAAAGGCGTACGTCAATTTAATTACTCCGCTGATACTGCTACTCTGTTGGTAAAATTTAAGGAAGGTGGAGCCTCTGCCCTTTTTAAAGATCCCATGCACGAGCTGTTTTCACACACAGTGTCTTTAGATAATCTTGTTAGAAATTCTATAGTAAGAGAAATTGAGGAAAGAATAGCCGAAGCTGACAATTATTATCAGGCTGTATTGATACTTGATGGCTTTCTTATGACCCTAGTTAAGAATAATGAGAAGGACAGCTTAATACACGAGGCCATAAAAAGAATACAACTTGCCAAAGGAAATATAAGGATAAACGAACTTGCCGGGTCTTTACCTATAAGCAGGGATCCTCTTGAGAAACGTTTCCGTAAAATAACAGGCACTTCGCCAAAACAGTTTGCATCCATTATTCGCTTAAGGAATGTTATTAGCAACCATAAAGAAAATACAAGCTTAACCACCATAGCTTTTGATGCCGGATATTACGATCAGTCACATTTTATAAAAGACTTCAGACTATTTACAGGAAAAGCACCTCAGGACTTCTTTACTTCCGGTCAATGGTGGTAA
- a CDS encoding acyl-CoA thioesterase: MELKTFYKIRFNDCDSFKHLNNSGYIDYMLNAREDHLKEFHDISMTYLYSKGSGWMVNKHEIIYLNPANYGEQVCIKSNLMKYGNDSLLVEMTMWDENETHIKAILWTKFTHINLLTGKRDNHPEWFEKIAIPLENSEILVSSLSERLKVLMA; this comes from the coding sequence ATGGAACTAAAAACATTTTACAAAATCAGGTTTAACGACTGCGATTCATTTAAGCACCTTAATAATTCAGGTTATATAGATTATATGCTTAACGCCCGTGAAGATCATTTAAAAGAATTTCACGATATAAGCATGACTTATCTTTACAGTAAAGGATCAGGATGGATGGTAAACAAACACGAAATAATTTACCTTAATCCTGCCAATTATGGCGAACAGGTATGTATTAAATCTAACCTGATGAAGTATGGTAATGATTCATTACTGGTAGAAATGACAATGTGGGATGAAAACGAAACCCATATCAAAGCCATTTTATGGACAAAATTCACACACATAAACCTGCTTACAGGCAAAAGGGATAATCATCCTGAATGGTTTGAAAAAATTGCCATACCACTGGAAAACAGCGAAATATTAGTTAGCTCATTATCAGAAAGGCTTAAAGTTTTAATGGCTTAA
- a CDS encoding Crp/Fnr family transcriptional regulator, which yields MLKTEKKVSFFDSVSPFVKVSPQSKSALLSVMVKEHFPKGHVLVPLGNICRHVYYIEKGLSRTFYIKDGKEITEKFCIENTFTCSMPASITNVPDNRQIELLEASIIWSMPYTELEKLYDDYHDIERLGRFVVTNELVGMHQRLSDLQFRSAEERYNNLVQNNPTLLQRVSLGLISSYLGITQETLSRIRSKN from the coding sequence ATGCTAAAAACAGAAAAGAAAGTCAGTTTTTTTGACAGCGTCTCCCCTTTTGTAAAAGTAAGCCCGCAAAGTAAATCGGCACTTCTTTCTGTAATGGTAAAAGAACATTTTCCTAAAGGGCATGTTTTAGTACCTTTGGGTAATATCTGCAGGCATGTATATTATATAGAAAAAGGATTATCCCGTACATTTTATATAAAAGACGGCAAAGAAATAACTGAGAAGTTTTGCATAGAAAATACGTTTACCTGTTCTATGCCGGCATCTATAACCAATGTGCCAGACAACAGACAGATTGAGCTTTTAGAAGCTTCCATTATTTGGTCTATGCCATACACCGAACTGGAAAAACTATATGACGATTATCATGATATAGAAAGACTGGGACGTTTTGTGGTTACTAACGAGCTTGTAGGCATGCACCAAAGATTAAGCGATCTTCAGTTTCGTTCAGCAGAAGAACGTTATAATAACCTTGTACAAAACAATCCTACCCTTTTGCAAAGGGTTTCACTCGGACTCATTTCTTCCTATCTGGGTATAACTCAGGAAACATTAAGCCGTATACGTTCCAAAAACTGA
- a CDS encoding RsmB/NOP family class I SAM-dependent RNA methyltransferase: MRLHRNLVFTVIDSLNFIFNEGEYADKVVAKALKKDKRWGSHDRKFVAETIYEIVRWKRLYAEIAEVKEPYNRDNLWRIFAVWAVLRGYNLPDWKYFEETPVRRIKGRFDELSKVRKYRESIPDWMDELGVKELGEKKWEKELAAQNEQAKVILRVNTLKTTKEQLRAILMDSNIETEFLKEYPDALVLTERANVFLTQAFKDGLFEVQDASSQLVARFLEVEPGMRVVDTCAGAGGKTLHMASMMDNKGQIIAMDIYESKLKQLKLRAKRNSVFNIDYRVIEGTKTIKKLHEKADRVLIDAPCSGLGVLKRNPDSKWKLEPEFIDNIKKTQREVLESYSKIVKPGGKMVYATCSVLPSENEEQVKHFLTTEIGKQFTFIKENKVLASESGFDGFYMALLERKK; encoded by the coding sequence ATGAGATTACACAGAAATTTAGTGTTTACGGTTATCGACTCCCTTAACTTTATATTTAATGAGGGAGAATATGCCGATAAGGTTGTGGCAAAGGCTTTAAAGAAAGACAAACGTTGGGGAAGCCACGACAGGAAATTTGTTGCGGAAACAATATATGAAATAGTTCGCTGGAAACGCCTGTATGCAGAAATTGCAGAGGTTAAAGAACCTTACAACAGAGATAACCTTTGGAGAATATTTGCCGTTTGGGCTGTTCTTCGCGGGTATAACCTACCAGACTGGAAATATTTTGAAGAAACTCCGGTACGACGTATAAAAGGCCGTTTTGATGAGCTTTCTAAAGTAAGAAAATACCGTGAGTCTATTCCTGACTGGATGGATGAGCTTGGTGTTAAAGAGCTTGGTGAAAAGAAATGGGAAAAGGAACTTGCCGCACAAAACGAGCAGGCAAAAGTTATACTTCGTGTTAACACCCTAAAAACTACAAAAGAACAGCTTCGTGCCATTTTAATGGACAGCAATATAGAAACCGAATTTCTTAAGGAATATCCGGATGCGCTTGTATTAACAGAGCGTGCTAATGTATTCCTTACACAGGCATTTAAAGACGGGCTTTTTGAAGTTCAGGATGCATCGTCTCAGCTTGTGGCACGTTTTCTTGAAGTAGAACCCGGTATGAGAGTGGTTGATACCTGTGCAGGTGCGGGAGGTAAAACGCTGCACATGGCCTCTATGATGGATAACAAAGGACAGATTATTGCTATGGATATTTATGAAAGTAAATTAAAGCAATTAAAGCTGCGTGCAAAAAGAAATAGTGTTTTCAATATAGATTACCGTGTAATTGAAGGCACCAAAACTATTAAGAAACTTCATGAAAAGGCAGACAGGGTTCTTATTGATGCGCCTTGTAGCGGGCTTGGTGTTCTAAAACGTAATCCGGACAGTAAATGGAAACTGGAACCTGAGTTTATAGATAACATCAAGAAAACACAGAGAGAAGTATTGGAAAGCTATTCTAAGATAGTAAAGCCTGGAGGTAAAATGGTTTATGCAACGTGTTCGGTATTGCCTTCTGAAAATGAAGAGCAGGTAAAACACTTCCTTACTACAGAAATTGGTAAACAATTCACTTTCATAAAAGAAAATAAAGTATTGGCTTCAGAATCCGGATTTGACGGATTCTATATGGCACTTCTTGAAAGAAAAAAATAA